The Bacteriovorax sp. Seq25_V genome includes a region encoding these proteins:
- a CDS encoding response regulator: MKEKSKPKIMIVDSKASRRDSLASRFRLQGYYTDLSNSGFQALSQLEKDPEYKSLIVLGNSSDMSAAELIGLTREFRKKDILQILFVDKKADQEDVLEMFKIGANDYIVYSDKVFGTLLDKVEKFGLPG; encoded by the coding sequence ATGAAAGAAAAATCCAAACCCAAAATAATGATCGTTGACTCAAAAGCATCTCGCCGTGACAGCTTGGCCTCGAGATTTAGGCTTCAAGGCTACTATACCGATCTTTCTAATAGTGGTTTTCAGGCTTTATCACAGCTTGAAAAGGATCCAGAGTATAAGAGCCTCATTGTCCTTGGAAATTCAAGTGACATGTCTGCCGCAGAGCTTATAGGCCTAACAAGAGAATTTAGGAAAAAAGATATTTTACAAATACTATTTGTTGACAAGAAAGCAGACCAGGAAGATGTTCTTGAAATGTTTAAAATTGGAGCAAATGACTACATCGTTTATAGCGATAAGGTATTTGGGACCCTACTGGATAAAGTCGAGAAATTTGGATTACCGGGATGA
- a CDS encoding serine protease, whose product MKHLFLIFSIVSSSVFAVRLRVGDARERFDVNIKKLSLMSDIEKKIILATLKVNNKKSNSIGTAIVLKKEGQNFYFITNNHVIKNQDECDKVILTALDRDYSRTNLKCDKIIETKAKSDNLDYTIFTIKNSDKVSEIFSDRIVEIADKDPAPGELFITAGFGSKSFNERKFDISLSNDSDCKMLAGPIDLTIQDYKMNNTIALGCDVSSGDSGSGVFSRQTGKLVAIFFGAAKISRKNKELTSAEIEQNIGDNNYVRNWSASSWATQLTNLNP is encoded by the coding sequence TTGAAGCATTTATTTTTAATATTCTCTATAGTTTCGTCATCAGTTTTTGCTGTCAGATTACGTGTGGGTGATGCCAGAGAGCGTTTTGATGTTAATATAAAAAAGCTAAGCTTGATGAGTGATATTGAGAAGAAAATTATATTGGCGACGCTCAAAGTAAATAACAAAAAGTCCAATTCAATCGGAACAGCTATCGTTTTGAAAAAAGAGGGACAGAATTTTTATTTCATTACAAATAATCATGTCATAAAAAATCAAGACGAATGTGATAAAGTAATACTAACAGCACTTGATCGGGATTATAGTCGAACAAATTTGAAGTGCGATAAAATAATAGAGACAAAGGCTAAGAGCGATAATCTTGATTATACAATTTTTACGATAAAAAATTCTGATAAGGTCAGCGAAATTTTTAGTGACCGTATTGTCGAAATTGCGGATAAGGATCCAGCTCCGGGGGAACTTTTTATAACAGCAGGTTTTGGTAGTAAAAGCTTTAATGAGAGAAAATTTGATATCTCATTATCTAATGATAGTGACTGTAAGATGCTAGCTGGGCCAATTGATTTAACCATTCAAGACTACAAAATGAATAATACCATTGCTCTTGGTTGTGATGTTTCTAGTGGAGATTCTGGATCGGGAGTTTTCTCAAGACAAACAGGAAAGCTCGTTGCTATCTTTTTTGGTGCCGCTAAGATTAGTCGTAAAAATAAAGAACTCACATCAGCAGAGATTGAACAAAATATTGGTGATAATAATTATGTGAGAAACTGGAGTGCGTCTTCGTGGGCGACTCAGTTGACGAATTTAAATCCATGA
- the rsgA gene encoding ribosome small subunit-dependent GTPase A gives MSSELIKARIIRSHQREFDCKIETDKRIVKATALGNLLKHGDTVVVGDYVLLEESDAGDLIIKEVLERSNEIYRILVRESKKKVTAANCNYLVILNSVAKPKYKRGIVDRFLVRAYQWGLTPLVVFNKMDKYDEDEFDINFEVERLKDLGVECFEISALEQSYEKRFLDKGIKEFKEVLKGKTSLFVGQSGVGKSQTITKLSDGDVVLKTKAVGKAGKGSHTTTWSEIVDCGDFDLIDSPGIRSFSLDDIDPEELIEYFPDIHELSTKCEYSTCTHLPDNKGCVFYIGELEESDLVHSRLESFLFLKDEISSTPFWQKKAKY, from the coding sequence ATGAGTAGCGAATTAATTAAAGCTCGAATTATTAGATCTCATCAACGAGAGTTTGATTGTAAGATCGAAACAGACAAGAGGATTGTTAAGGCAACTGCTCTTGGGAATTTATTAAAACACGGTGATACCGTTGTTGTAGGAGATTACGTATTGCTTGAAGAAAGTGATGCCGGTGATCTTATTATTAAAGAAGTGTTAGAAAGATCAAATGAGATTTATCGTATCCTTGTTCGTGAATCAAAGAAGAAAGTTACTGCCGCAAATTGTAATTATCTTGTAATTCTAAACTCTGTTGCCAAGCCAAAATATAAACGAGGAATTGTTGATCGCTTTCTCGTGCGAGCTTACCAGTGGGGACTTACTCCTCTTGTCGTATTTAATAAGATGGATAAGTACGATGAAGATGAATTCGATATTAACTTTGAAGTAGAACGTCTAAAAGATCTTGGTGTTGAGTGTTTTGAAATTTCGGCCCTGGAACAATCATATGAGAAGCGATTTCTTGATAAAGGAATAAAAGAATTTAAGGAAGTACTCAAGGGGAAGACTTCTCTCTTCGTTGGCCAATCTGGGGTTGGAAAAAGTCAGACTATTACAAAGTTATCTGATGGTGACGTGGTTTTAAAAACTAAGGCCGTTGGAAAAGCAGGGAAGGGGTCGCACACAACAACTTGGTCGGAGATCGTTGATTGTGGTGACTTTGATCTTATTGATTCTCCAGGAATTCGTTCCTTCTCACTAGATGATATCGACCCCGAAGAATTAATTGAGTATTTTCCTGATATTCATGAACTCAGTACTAAATGTGAGTACTCAACTTGTACTCATCTTCCAGATAATAAAGGATGTGTTTTTTATATTGGAGAGCTTGAAGAGAGTGATCTTGTTCACTCAAGGCTTGAGAGTTTTCTATTCTTAAAAGATGAGATTTCTTCGACTCCTTTCTGGCAAAAGAAAGCCAAGTACTAG
- a CDS encoding DUF4402 domain-containing protein, whose translation MKFFLCFLLSKIVMAIAIEVSVVQDMNFGSLAQGDAETRVRTVKGDSGNARFTVTGDKRATYTIILPTSFTISRFGAGTFPLTVSQIESNPAAGANGNLGSKGTETIYVGGTLQAIPNNQPGGSYSGDFLIEVLY comes from the coding sequence ATGAAGTTTTTTCTGTGTTTTTTACTTTCGAAAATAGTCATGGCCATTGCAATAGAAGTCTCTGTCGTTCAGGATATGAACTTTGGAAGCTTAGCTCAAGGCGATGCTGAAACTCGAGTTCGGACAGTTAAAGGAGACTCTGGAAATGCTCGTTTCACAGTAACTGGAGATAAGAGAGCAACTTACACAATCATTCTCCCTACAAGTTTTACGATCTCGCGCTTTGGAGCGGGTACTTTTCCGTTAACTGTATCTCAAATAGAATCTAATCCTGCTGCTGGAGCAAATGGAAACCTTGGGAGTAAAGGTACTGAGACTATTTACGTAGGGGGGACCTTACAGGCAATACCAAACAATCAACCAGGTGGTTCATACAGTGGGGATTTTTTGATTGAAGTTTTATATTAG
- a CDS encoding DUF4402 domain-containing protein → MKRFLFGLTALTMTTFSFVTIDKAQAASDTAQALAVVTAAINIAQVADLDFGSAVQGDAQSTVAPADASAAEFTVTGQPSTAYTITLPSDGTIEMITGAGGSADERIAVDSFTSTPAAGANGSLDGTGSETLKVGATRAALSATQVAGNYAATFTVDVVY, encoded by the coding sequence ATGAAAAGATTTTTATTTGGTTTAACAGCTTTAACGATGACAACATTTAGCTTTGTAACTATTGATAAAGCTCAGGCAGCTTCAGATACTGCTCAGGCCCTAGCAGTTGTAACGGCAGCGATTAATATTGCACAAGTAGCTGATCTTGATTTTGGATCTGCTGTTCAAGGTGATGCTCAATCAACTGTTGCTCCAGCGGATGCATCAGCAGCAGAATTTACTGTAACTGGACAACCATCAACAGCTTATACAATTACACTTCCATCTGATGGTACGATTGAAATGATCACTGGAGCAGGTGGATCGGCTGATGAAAGAATTGCTGTTGATTCTTTTACTTCAACTCCTGCAGCTGGAGCAAATGGGTCTCTAGATGGTACAGGATCTGAAACTTTAAAAGTTGGTGCAACTAGAGCAGCTTTAAGCGCGACTCAAGTAGCAGGTAACTATGCTGCGACTTTTACAGTTGATGTAGTTTACTAA
- a CDS encoding isocitrate dehydrogenase, with amino-acid sequence MSNKIFIKSPIVELDGEGQARIFSQEIKNKVINHFLDIKIKYFDLSTENIELTTGKVSTEAEEVVEREVACFRCPSSNSVSLLSILRLWIEALNMIAIHDKNKELENFCNRLKEEVNAFNDNAINSLDELLLKL; translated from the coding sequence ATGAGTAATAAGATCTTTATAAAAAGTCCTATTGTGGAACTTGATGGTGAAGGTCAAGCAAGAATTTTCTCACAGGAAATTAAAAATAAAGTAATAAATCATTTTCTCGATATCAAGATTAAGTACTTTGATCTTTCTACTGAAAACATAGAACTAACGACAGGAAAAGTTTCGACAGAAGCCGAAGAAGTTGTTGAGCGTGAAGTAGCTTGTTTTCGCTGTCCTTCTTCTAATAGTGTTTCCCTGCTTTCGATATTAAGATTATGGATTGAAGCTCTAAACATGATAGCGATCCATGATAAGAATAAAGAGCTTGAAAATTTTTGTAATCGTTTAAAGGAAGAAGTTAACGCATTCAACGATAATGCTATAAATTCTCTGGATGAACTTCTTCTAAAGCTATAG
- a CDS encoding peptidylprolyl isomerase, producing the protein MFGLGGVKKNDHKEDLDRIYANFKTTMGDFKIELFAKECPETVWNFVNLAEGRQESPAKSGPYYDGLIFHRVIDGFMIQGGCPEGSGRGGPGYKFADECTPALRHDSAGILSMANAGPGTNGSQFFVTLVPTPHLDGRHTVFGKVIEGMDVVKSIGSTRTGMMDRPVTDVVIEKVEIVRE; encoded by the coding sequence ATGTTCGGTTTAGGTGGTGTAAAGAAAAATGATCATAAAGAAGATCTTGATAGAATTTATGCAAATTTTAAAACAACAATGGGTGATTTTAAAATTGAACTATTCGCAAAGGAATGTCCTGAAACAGTTTGGAACTTTGTAAATCTTGCCGAGGGGAGACAAGAGTCCCCTGCGAAATCTGGTCCATACTATGATGGTTTAATTTTCCACAGAGTTATTGATGGTTTCATGATTCAAGGTGGATGTCCGGAAGGAAGTGGACGTGGGGGGCCAGGTTATAAATTTGCTGACGAGTGTACACCAGCTCTTCGTCACGACTCAGCAGGTATTCTTTCTATGGCAAATGCTGGACCGGGAACAAATGGTTCTCAATTTTTCGTAACACTTGTACCAACTCCACATCTTGATGGAAGACATACTGTTTTTGGAAAAGTTATCGAGGGAATGGATGTCGTTAAGAGTATCGGTTCTACAAGAACAGGAATGATGGATAGACCTGTTACTGATGTTGTAATTGAAAAAGTTGAAATCGTAAGAGAGTAA
- a CDS encoding FAD-binding oxidoreductase, with protein sequence MLLKIFTPKDLSDLKNILSHSSELLPFGSGTSTVIPFSHKEVIASAGVKAMVDLSCMPKAMNLLSDEIVEVVGAVSWQELREFLNVQGLEVGCWPTDQSALVLSGLATSATGERCFSRGTLRDHCTEITYLDGEGSIQTLSNNRLIDSELEAYQNAYKEKYLEFKNAPFPRLEKETDLMIGTEGQLGIILSAKLKIFKLLKTSFILIPFESFLDTDLSQYEPLIKFSKSNKDKILSFEFLDKNSVRFSEDSSLSESDYLIFEIVESDIETMLESLSSKFSFLNLESALVLEESKFHALRVKIPRKVNEYLSTSNIIKIGTDAQVKREDFAKLMSLYREFAHKGINYVLFGHIGDCHLHFNFLPNSSHDQLANGLIEEFYANIKNIGGSPFAEHGIGLIKKKFIKEFHGPMIVKTFEYLKQKYDPKNKFFSKGFMKHE encoded by the coding sequence ATGTTATTAAAAATATTCACGCCTAAAGACCTCTCAGATCTAAAAAATATATTGAGTCATAGCTCTGAATTATTACCGTTTGGTTCTGGTACCTCAACCGTGATTCCATTTTCACATAAAGAAGTAATTGCTAGCGCTGGCGTGAAGGCCATGGTTGATCTTAGCTGTATGCCAAAAGCAATGAATCTTCTTTCTGATGAAATTGTTGAAGTCGTAGGAGCGGTTAGTTGGCAGGAACTAAGAGAGTTTTTAAATGTCCAAGGATTAGAAGTTGGGTGTTGGCCAACAGATCAAAGCGCATTAGTTCTATCTGGTCTTGCAACATCTGCAACAGGTGAGCGCTGCTTTAGCCGTGGGACACTTAGAGATCATTGTACTGAGATAACTTATTTAGATGGAGAAGGAAGTATCCAGACCCTATCTAATAATAGGCTTATTGATAGTGAGCTTGAAGCTTATCAAAATGCATATAAAGAAAAATATCTTGAGTTTAAAAATGCACCTTTTCCAAGATTAGAAAAAGAGACTGATCTAATGATTGGAACTGAAGGGCAACTAGGAATAATTCTAAGCGCAAAGCTTAAGATCTTTAAGCTTTTAAAGACCAGCTTTATACTTATTCCTTTTGAGTCTTTCTTAGATACAGATCTTTCTCAATATGAGCCGTTGATAAAATTCTCCAAATCAAATAAGGATAAAATTCTTTCATTTGAGTTTCTCGATAAAAACTCGGTACGCTTCTCAGAAGATAGTTCTCTTTCTGAGAGTGATTATCTGATTTTTGAAATAGTAGAAAGTGATATTGAGACGATGCTTGAAAGTCTTTCCTCTAAATTTTCTTTTCTCAACTTAGAAAGTGCACTTGTCCTTGAAGAATCGAAGTTCCACGCTCTTCGTGTGAAAATTCCTCGAAAGGTAAATGAGTATCTTTCAACTTCAAATATCATTAAAATTGGAACAGATGCCCAAGTGAAGCGAGAAGACTTTGCAAAACTTATGAGTTTGTATCGTGAGTTTGCGCACAAAGGTATTAATTACGTTCTATTTGGCCATATTGGAGATTGCCACTTACACTTTAATTTTTTACCGAACTCCTCTCATGATCAGTTGGCAAATGGTCTAATTGAAGAATTCTATGCTAATATAAAGAATATTGGTGGCTCTCCTTTTGCTGAACACGGCATTGGATTGATTAAGAAAAAATTTATAAAAGAATTTCACGGACCAATGATTGTGAAAACTTTTGAATATCTTAAACAGAAGTATGATCCGAAAAATAAATTCTTTTCAAAAGGTTTTATGAAGCATGAGTAG
- a CDS encoding OmpW family protein, translated as MNKLVYGVLTLLSLSSLAAESNMMMRMRVINVMPEEKGTPTVVGGEVKLNNASVPEVDFTYFFNKNFAAELILATTTHKASAYKTSLNNLDLGDVSLLPPTLLGQYHHDFGNFKPYVGAGINYTIFYGEDTGVAKNVTYDNSVGYAFQVGADYKVADNLYINFDVKKLYLSTDVEVETYSNGTVKAEVDIDPYIVGVGFGFKF; from the coding sequence ATGAATAAATTAGTTTATGGAGTATTAACCCTACTTTCGCTTTCTTCACTAGCTGCTGAGAGCAACATGATGATGAGAATGAGAGTTATTAATGTGATGCCTGAGGAGAAAGGGACACCAACTGTGGTTGGTGGAGAAGTAAAGCTAAATAATGCTTCAGTTCCTGAAGTCGACTTTACCTATTTTTTTAATAAAAACTTTGCTGCAGAGTTGATTCTTGCAACTACAACCCATAAGGCGAGCGCTTATAAAACGTCATTAAATAACTTAGACTTAGGAGATGTCTCATTATTACCACCGACTCTTCTAGGTCAATATCACCATGATTTTGGAAATTTTAAGCCATATGTGGGAGCAGGTATTAACTATACTATCTTCTATGGTGAGGATACTGGCGTTGCTAAGAATGTAACATATGACAATAGTGTAGGTTATGCTTTCCAAGTTGGTGCTGACTATAAAGTTGCAGATAATCTCTATATTAACTTTGATGTTAAAAAGTTATATCTTTCAACTGATGTTGAGGTAGAAACTTATTCAAATGGAACTGTAAAAGCTGAAGTTGATATCGATCCATACATCGTTGGTGTGGGATTCGGTTTCAAGTTTTAA
- a CDS encoding PilZ domain-containing protein, with the protein MSDGKVISFKAKREENIEKKRRSFERVVFQNLLGAYSVIDADSTVYPVTLVDISHDGCLFQIPWSPTSDKKLAIGSEMKMRMYFTKKSYIPVILKIRYGNEFQGDDGQTYMHYGCEFDKSMSSFKAMEEFISFMYSFAEHSVIDHGDARSYFI; encoded by the coding sequence ATGTCAGATGGTAAGGTAATTAGCTTTAAAGCAAAAAGAGAAGAAAATATCGAAAAGAAGAGAAGATCTTTTGAAAGGGTTGTATTTCAAAACCTTCTTGGAGCATATAGCGTTATCGACGCAGACAGTACTGTTTATCCTGTAACTCTTGTCGACATCTCTCATGACGGTTGTCTTTTCCAAATACCATGGAGCCCAACATCGGATAAGAAGCTAGCAATTGGCTCTGAAATGAAGATGAGAATGTATTTTACAAAGAAATCATATATTCCAGTAATCCTAAAGATTCGTTATGGTAATGAATTTCAAGGAGATGATGGACAGACATATATGCACTATGGCTGTGAATTTGATAAGTCGATGTCGTCTTTCAAGGCGATGGAAGAGTTCATTAGCTTCATGTATTCATTTGCTGAGCATTCAGTGATTGATCATGGTGACGCAAGAAGCTATTTTATTTAG
- a CDS encoding nucleoside-specific channel-forming protein Tsx, protein MKKILLTILLTNFSTNASTWSQSSISYLRGSNFATVFNKDNNRSELTIDNAVSMKYGDSYFWLDITDPFSSTGSNDTELYGEWSPRLSIGKIAKFYNQKRLVKDFLLSTTFEFGNSGTPTRARLYGFGVDFNIPYFTFFNYNLYLRDNPDKTGTTLQSTIAYKMPITLSSKIHFIWSAYIDIVHGDEGSKDNNTLTESHWQTGQQLNFDLGNFWGKAESLLIGFEYQYWSRKYGIQGAPVENNLKWMIKWIL, encoded by the coding sequence ATGAAGAAAATATTATTAACAATTTTATTAACAAACTTTAGTACAAATGCATCTACTTGGAGTCAGTCTAGCATCTCTTACTTAAGAGGTAGTAACTTCGCTACAGTATTTAATAAGGATAATAACAGAAGCGAGCTTACGATTGATAATGCAGTCAGTATGAAATATGGAGACAGTTATTTTTGGCTTGATATTACTGATCCTTTTTCAAGTACAGGTTCAAATGATACTGAACTCTATGGAGAATGGAGTCCAAGACTTAGCATTGGTAAAATTGCTAAGTTCTATAATCAGAAACGCTTAGTAAAAGACTTTTTATTAAGTACCACTTTCGAGTTTGGAAATAGTGGTACACCGACTAGAGCAAGGCTATATGGCTTTGGTGTAGACTTCAACATTCCATACTTCACATTTTTTAATTACAACTTATACCTCAGAGATAATCCAGACAAAACTGGAACAACTCTACAATCAACAATTGCTTATAAAATGCCTATTACTCTATCCTCAAAGATTCATTTCATCTGGAGTGCTTATATTGATATTGTTCATGGAGACGAAGGTTCAAAGGATAATAATACTCTGACAGAGTCACACTGGCAGACAGGACAGCAATTAAATTTTGATCTCGGAAATTTCTGGGGAAAAGCAGAGTCGCTGCTTATCGGTTTTGAATATCAGTACTGGAGTCGTAAGTATGGTATTCAGGGAGCACCTGTTGAAAATAACTTAAAATGGATGATTAAGTGGATTCTATAA
- a CDS encoding tRNA-uridine aminocarboxypropyltransferase, translated as MECKALRCLKCFRPEDFCLCSHVRKFTPRSKIIILIHPMEAKREKLGSGRITRETLENSELIMGIDFTDDKRVNELLADDRYLPLVLYPGDDSISATNPTKEQKELLSNKIPLIFAIDGTWPCAKKMMKLSSNINSLPRISFETDRVSEFLIKHQPHVKALSTIESIHVLLDDLDRNGLENLERKHDALIDVFKKMVQMQIAVATDPNRPSYRGRKMSKDRTLLIREKKNRSFILK; from the coding sequence GTGGAGTGCAAAGCTTTGAGATGTTTGAAGTGTTTTAGACCTGAAGATTTTTGTTTGTGCTCACATGTGCGAAAGTTTACTCCAAGGTCAAAAATCATCATTCTCATTCACCCAATGGAAGCCAAGCGCGAGAAGCTTGGCTCGGGCCGTATTACACGCGAAACACTCGAAAATAGTGAATTGATTATGGGGATCGATTTTACTGATGATAAGCGTGTAAATGAATTGCTTGCTGATGATCGTTATCTCCCTCTTGTTCTATATCCTGGGGACGATTCAATTAGTGCTACGAATCCAACCAAAGAACAAAAAGAATTACTCTCAAATAAAATACCATTGATTTTTGCGATTGATGGCACTTGGCCGTGCGCTAAGAAAATGATGAAACTCTCATCGAATATAAATTCACTTCCAAGAATCTCGTTTGAAACAGATAGAGTTTCTGAATTTCTCATTAAGCATCAGCCCCATGTAAAAGCTCTTTCTACAATCGAATCAATTCACGTCTTACTGGATGATCTTGACCGAAATGGTCTTGAAAACCTTGAAAGAAAACATGATGCCCTGATTGATGTGTTTAAAAAGATGGTTCAGATGCAAATTGCCGTGGCGACTGACCCAAATAGACCAAGTTATCGCGGGCGTAAAATGTCTAAAGATAGAACTTTACTGATCAGAGAAAAGAAGAACAGAAGCTTCATTTTAAAGTAA
- the recJ gene encoding single-stranded-DNA-specific exonuclease RecJ has translation MEQQQTTQQSLHPVIAKLFAKKGFGPNEINEFLSWDLKNLPDFSQLKDIEKCANRIIEAVDNNQKIGIYGDYDVDGTTSCALFYHFFRKLNITVDLIQPSRFVEGYGIHDSSIDNALEKAIQLLITVDCGISNVETAAYAKERGLDLIITDHHKDARETMPDAVAVVNPNRRDEPQDGDMPSLAGVGVAFAICVEVRKILLRSGREIESVYDLLQFVAIGTICDLAKLTPMNLKLVRHGMKLIKDTKYAGIKAFFGPEDRAKAVIPSEKLSFNVGPLINSKGRLDHPEMALNLLIADDYNKAREFYQLLVNCNNERKNIQKEVYEEAKDQVLDSFRGEEPLINIVFAPHWHEGVIGIVASKLVETFKKPAIVFSASEHEGIIKASARSAGPLNIFTLLDENKELFLKFGGHKAAAGLSMPAENLETFKQNMNNSLKSIPEIERTVTDTYDLEISPEDIDPLLVKSLDMLEPFGMGNAKPIFKLRDCYLKSFDLMKDVHVRWTIGSKKNPNLSLKGISFNYIGKWGHPHPAEVFERQKMAGEDPSFFFTLSINHFNGNQFIQLMVDKVELP, from the coding sequence GTGGAACAGCAACAAACAACTCAACAAAGTTTACATCCCGTTATCGCCAAACTCTTTGCTAAGAAAGGTTTTGGACCAAATGAAATCAATGAATTTCTTTCATGGGATCTTAAAAACCTTCCTGACTTTAGCCAACTAAAAGATATTGAAAAGTGTGCCAATAGAATTATTGAGGCAGTCGATAATAATCAAAAAATTGGTATTTATGGGGATTACGATGTGGATGGTACAACTTCTTGTGCCCTCTTTTATCACTTCTTTAGAAAATTGAATATTACAGTTGATCTTATTCAACCAAGTCGCTTTGTCGAAGGTTATGGAATTCATGATAGCTCAATTGATAATGCACTTGAAAAAGCCATTCAACTTCTGATTACAGTAGATTGTGGAATCAGTAATGTTGAAACTGCAGCCTATGCGAAAGAGCGTGGCCTAGACCTCATTATTACTGATCACCACAAAGACGCGCGTGAAACAATGCCTGATGCAGTAGCAGTTGTTAATCCAAATAGACGTGATGAACCTCAAGATGGGGATATGCCATCTCTCGCTGGAGTTGGAGTTGCATTCGCGATTTGTGTCGAAGTGAGAAAGATACTCCTTCGCTCTGGTCGCGAGATAGAGTCTGTTTACGACCTTCTTCAGTTCGTAGCGATTGGAACTATTTGTGACCTTGCTAAATTAACCCCAATGAATTTAAAGCTTGTTCGCCATGGAATGAAGCTCATTAAAGATACGAAATATGCTGGAATAAAGGCATTTTTTGGGCCTGAAGATCGCGCCAAGGCAGTGATTCCGTCAGAAAAATTATCTTTTAATGTTGGCCCTTTAATTAACTCTAAAGGACGACTTGATCATCCAGAGATGGCACTTAATTTACTCATTGCTGATGACTACAACAAAGCTCGAGAGTTTTATCAACTACTCGTAAACTGTAACAATGAACGAAAGAATATTCAAAAAGAAGTTTATGAAGAAGCTAAGGACCAAGTCCTAGATAGTTTCCGTGGCGAAGAGCCACTGATAAATATTGTATTTGCTCCACACTGGCATGAAGGTGTTATTGGAATTGTAGCAAGTAAGCTTGTTGAGACATTCAAGAAACCGGCCATCGTATTTAGCGCAAGTGAGCATGAAGGAATTATTAAGGCATCTGCAAGAAGTGCGGGGCCTCTTAATATTTTTACTCTTCTTGATGAAAATAAAGAACTATTTCTAAAGTTTGGAGGTCACAAAGCGGCTGCAGGACTCTCAATGCCAGCAGAAAACCTTGAAACTTTCAAACAGAATATGAATAACTCGCTAAAGAGTATTCCTGAAATAGAAAGGACAGTAACAGATACTTACGATCTTGAAATTTCTCCAGAAGATATTGATCCATTGCTTGTTAAATCACTTGATATGCTGGAGCCTTTCGGTATGGGAAATGCAAAGCCAATCTTTAAGTTACGTGATTGTTACTTAAAAAGTTTTGATCTCATGAAAGACGTTCACGTGCGTTGGACTATTGGATCAAAGAAGAATCCTAATCTTAGCCTAAAAGGTATTAGCTTCAATTATATTGGCAAATGGGGTCACCCACACCCTGCTGAAGTTTTTGAAAGACAAAAGATGGCAGGCGAAGACCCTAGCTTCTTCTTCACACTTTCAATTAATCATTTCAATGGCAATCAATTTATTCAACTAATGGTAGATAAAGTCGAACTTCCATAG